The segment TGGCATCGGCACCTGCGGTAGCCGTATCTGCGGCTTGTGCCACAGCATCAGCACCCTCTTCCCAGGCTTCGCTGGCTGCGGCGGTTGCATCCGCCGCGGCAGTTGCTGTTCCCCCCGAGGCAGCTGCAGACTTAACCCCAGCCTGTGAAACCCCGGCACTGAACATCCAGCCTGACTTTGAACCAAGCTCAAAGTTAAACCAGCCCTCGCCGATTTTATTAACACCTTCGATGACCCACATCAGCCCAAGCCATAACCGGGCCGGCAGCGCCCAGTACGCGGGAATTTTTGCCGAAGCATGCCCGCCAAGAATCGAACGCTTATTTTTGATCTGGAAGAATTCCTCCTGGAGGTATCCCCAGCAGGCGTTAAAGCCGGCTAATCCCCAGAGGTAATGCAGGTTAATAAAGTGCTTCAACGCCATGGCGAAAAACCCGTAGAGGTTCATCCCCATAACAGAGGCAACACCGTACCGTCCTCCGATGGAAACCATGAATCCATGGTAGTTGGGCTTATAGGTCTTTTTATCTTGTTTACTGATCTCGGCAATGATGTTGTGGGCCGCCACTTCAGCACTCTGCAGGGCGTTTTCTACAATCTGGGGTACAACCTTTTCCTCATGGAGATACCAGATCATGTCCCCTGCGAGAAATACATTAGGGAAATCCACGGATTGCATATTATCGTTTACTAAGATACGGCCCCGTTCACCCACGATATCCCGGTCTTCCTCATCAAAGTGACAGCCGGCCATACCATGAATACCCTCAGGTGTTGCAATAGAACAGGTATCATTGGAAACACGGCCCTTGGTCAAGCCGATCTTTGCGGTAAATTCCGAACCCTGGATACCACAGGTCCATACGAAGGTGTCTGCATCGATGGTGCGTCCATCCTTGAGGGTGTAGGTACCTTCCCCGTCGCCCTTCACAATCGGTGCGTTTAACAGGATTTCTACACCGTGCTTCTCCATATAATTACGGGCTTTTCGCTGGGGTTTATCCGAGAGGATTGGGAGAATTCGATCCTGGGCCTCTATTACCATAATCCGCACCTCATCCTTATCGATGTGGTACTTCCGGCACAGGGTCTCGGACCGTTCAATCAGTTCCCCGACCAGCTCAATTCCGGTGAACCCCGCCCCTGCGACCGCAAAGGTTAGGTGCTTACGCCGCCGCTGCTCGTTGGGCTCCTTGGCTGCTGCCCGGAACATCAGCTCGACATGTTCACGAATTCGGATGGCATCCTCCAGAGACCAGAGAGTAAAGCTGTTCTGCTGAATCCCCTCGATCCCGAAGAATTCCGGATGCCCCCCGGTGCTTAATACGAGATAATCGTAGTGATACTCCGAATCCTCGGATTTTAAGACCTTGGTCTCAAAATCAATGCCCTCGATTTCATCGACAACCACCCTGACCCGGGTACCGCTGAAAATCCGTTTAAAGCTAACCTGAACCGCTTCAGGTTCGGTACGGTGCCCTGCTACCTCATGCAGTTCTGTCATGAGGGTGTGGTAGGGGTTCCGGTCAATGAGAGTTATCTCAACATCCTTATCCTTACGGTATTTCTTGTTGAGGATTTTTGCAGATTCTATTCCTGCGTATCCTCCCCCAAGAATGACTATGCGCGTTTTGGTACTCATTATCTCTCCTTCTACCTGGTAATCCAGAGATTTATTGTCTTTTTATTACAAGTATGATTATCTGTGGATCATGAAACGAATCAAACCCACAGGTATTGTACTACCGATTATATTCTTTGTGGCCGTCTATCTTACCGGCTGCACACAAAATGCCGCTCCGACCTCCCGAACCAGCCTAGACTGGCTGGGAACAACCATCACTATTACGGTCTATGACCGCGTTAATTCCAACACCATGGATGCGGTGTTCTCACGAATTGAAGACATTCATACAAAAATGAGCCTCCAATTGCCGACCAGCGAGATCTCCAGGATAAATGCCGCCGCCGGAGATTCCCCGGTTTCGGTATCGCCGGACACCTACTATGTGATCCAAAGGGCTATGGAGATCGCCGAAGCCTCCCAGGGAGCCTTTGATCCGACCATCGGGCCCCTGGTAAGTCTCTGGGACATTACCGGTACCCCGTACCTACCAACCCAGGCTGAACTTGATGAACTCATTCCCTTGGTAAACTACCGGTTGGTTGAACTCAGCCCGGAAAACCGCTCGGTGTATCTACCCCTTCAGGGTATGAAACTTGACCTGGGTGCAATAGCCAAGGGCTATGCTGCAGATGAATCCGCCTCCATCCTCCGAGATGCAGGAGTTGAACACGCTATTCTGGATCTCGGGGGTAACATTGTAGTCATGGGGAATAAACCCGACGACTCACCGTGGCGCGTAGGCATTCAAAACCCCTTCTCTCCCAGAGGATCTCATCTGGCCATCTATGCTGCCAAGAATCAGACCCTGGTCAGTTCCGGTATGTACGAACGGTTTTTCATCCAGGATGGGATCCGGTACCATCACATCCTCGATCCTTCCACAGGGTTTCCCGCGGAAGCCGGTATCGCCGGTGTTACCATTATCAGCGACTCATCAATCCTTGCCGATGCTCTTTCAACTGCATCCTTTGTTCTCGGGGTAGAGAAGGGTATGAACCTTATTTCCCGTTACCCGGGTGTTGAAGCAATTTTTATTACATACGGTCAGGAAATTATCACCAGTAAATCAATGAATAATCAGCTCAATTATACAGACGAGGACTTTTCTAACACCACCTATTCCGGTACGCGGTAACCTCCCCGACCCTTAATTAACTGCTGCTGCTCTCCCGAAGGAGAACAGCAGCTACCCCGAAGGGTTTATCGCATCTCTCGGACCTTCTGGACCAAACCGGCGAAGTTATTGTAGGCACCGGTTGCTCCGGTAATTACATCGGCCTCACTGACACTCTGATTCGCTACCAGGGCGTCCGCATAGGCTTTATACACCTCTGCAGGATTCTGTCCCCAGCGCTCGGCATATGCAGCATCCTCAGACTTCCGATAGTTGATGGTTCCATCCTCAGCCTTTTTTACCTCATCGTAGGCAACTTCAGCAATCTTATCGTTGCGATAGGTTACTTCCAAATGGGCAATGTATCCCCGGGAATCCGGCTCAGTCTCTACTACGTAGGTATCGTTCATGGGAAGAACAGCGGTAGTTGTATCGCCGGCTTTTGCCTTGGCCAGTGCAGCCTGTGCCAGGGCATTGAAGTTTTCAGTCGAGTGGGTAGCACCGGCAATAACATCGACAGGAGCGCTTTGCTTCTCTACCAGAGCCTTTTCGAGAGCCACGGTAAATTGCTCAGGATTGGTGGTGCCGGTAATTTGGAGCATGCGCTGATTATATCCATCGTCTTCACTCTTCCGAGCTCCGGCTTTATTCACATAATCAAAATCTACCTCGGTGATTTTTCCACCCTCGGTAACAGCAACCTCAACATAGGGCTTCCATCCGTGGCTGTCCAGTGCACTGTACTCAGCACGGTAGGTTACAGCCTCTTCTTGGCCGCAGCCGACGAACAGCAGCAGAGCAGCCGCAACAATAAATAGGGCGATCATGGATTTTCTCATAATCTTCCTCCTTTTGTGATTTCGGTATGGTTTCGGAATAATTCCTGTTAACCAGTGTAATGTGAGAATAAAAAAGTGAAAAGTAGTTTTTGCCTTTTTCTGATATGAATCACAATAAAAAAACAATCTGTTCACAATAAATGCCGGATTATTCCTTTTTTATTGTGAAATAGTAACTTTATTTCGTGTTTTTATGTGTTAATAAGATAATAAATCAGCTTCTTCTGTACTTTCTGTTGTATTATTTGCAGAATCTGCCTCTACCCTGACAAAAAGCTTGTTGGGCAAACAGGCGGTCCATTCATTCTCATGCTCCAGCCAGCCGGCAGCAACACAAACCTGATCCCTGCAGGGGGAAGAAAGTACCCGGACACGGTGGTCATGGATTTCCACCACCGTTTCTCCAATGGGCCCGGTAAATACGAACTCCCCCGGCTGCTCTAAAGAGTAGAGGTAATCCCCGGTTTCAGCCTGAACATGCACCTGCCCTCCCTGATTCGAAGAAGAATATGCCGCCGCCGTAACCCCGAGAAACACGGCCAGGGACACTAAAAAGACAACCCCGTCCAGAAGGGTAATGGTTATACCAAGTCTTCGTATCGTGAACGCCTTCACCCCCTAGGACCTCCGCCTTCTGCTATCCCGAACATAGATGGTTTTCGACAGCCCCGAGGGACTAATCCGTGCATCCACATCAAAGAGCCCGATTGCCCTGATTAGTTCTCCGAGCTTTTGATAGCCGTAGTTCCGGGTGTCAAAGTCCGGAAACTTATTGGTAATCTTTTGTCCCAGGGTTCCCAGGTTGGCCCAGCCGTCATCATCCGCAGAGTCTTCGATGGCATTTCGAATGCTGTTCACCAGCCAGCTGTCCTGGCGCAGATCGTTATTGGAGGCTTTTCGCGGTTTCGGCGTCGTCTCCTTTTCCGTATCCGTCCTCAGGTTCTCGGTATATATAAAACGGTCGCAGGAGCCGACGAAGGATTTTGGGGTCTTTTTCTCCCCAAACCCGTAAACGATCATACCTCCTTCTCTCAGGCGGGCTGCTAAGCGGGTAAAATCGCTATCCGAGCTGACGATACAAAAACCATCCAGGGTATTGGTGTATAACAGATCCATGGCATCAATGATCAGCGCTGAATCCGTGGAGTTCTTTCCCGTGGTGTAACTAAATTGCTGGATGGGTTGAATCCCGTACTGTAGGAGGGTTTCCTTCCAGCCCTTGAGGTTTGGACTCGTCCAGTCGCCGTAAATCCGCTTTACGCTGGCAACGCCAAGATTTGCCACCTCTTCCAGTAGCCCCTCAATGATTGCCGAAGGGGCATTATCGGCATCAATGAGCACCGCAAGGCGGCGTTGATTCTCTGAACTCATGTCATCCTCCCTGTGGTAAGTTTCAATGCCAGACGCTGGCGTTCACGGCTGGATAAGCCGCTGTGTTCCAGGGCCGACTGCAGCGCCCCGGGCACGGAGGCATCAGAATCCCCTTTAATCCCAACAAGCTCCTGCAGTATCGCGAACTCCTTGGCAGAGAAGGTTACCGCTCCAAGCCGGTGGGTTGAAAAACTCTCGCAGGCCATGGGTACAACGGTTTTAGCAATCTCGAACATGGTTTGGGCATAGGCGCGGATCTCGTACTGGGCATGATTGTCCATACGCAGCCGGAGGAAGTGAAAGAGGTTATGGAGATCTATCTGCCAGTACCATTCAGTATACATGGAAAGCGGCAGGTTTATCCGGGCCAGCTCCCGGGCCAGCCCCTGATCAATGAGGGCCTGATACGCCTGGTAGGCTGCCCCCTGTTGGGATTCCAAACTTTGCCGGATCCGCTCCTGAACCTCCGGGGGGACCGGCTCATCGCTGCGGCCCTGTTTATTGTCCTCACTCTGCAAAGAAATATGTTCGCCCCTGGGCAGGTAAAACTCATCCTTCATAATACTGTAACGGCCGCTGATCTCATTCAGCCGGGCGGTACGGTGACGGACCCATTGCCGGGCTACAAATACCGGCATCTTGGCATGAAAGGTCAGCACCACCTGCTCAAAGGGGCTGGTATGTTCATTACGCAGCAGATAATCAATGAGTCCCTGGTCCTGCCGGTAGCTTTTTGTGCCCTCGCCGTAACTTACCCGGGCGGCTTGGACGATCCGTTGATCCGAGCCCAGGTAGTCAACCAGGCGTATAAAACCCTTATCAAGAACGGGGTATTCCTTATCAAGTATGGCTTCGGCTTCAGGAACCAGAGTATGAGCCATGATGTTCTCCTTATGTGTTGATAGATGGTTAATCTAGGATGATTCTACTGCCAGTGTATCTCATAGACGGCATTACTGCCAGAAGCAGCCCATCCTGCGGACCCCTGGCTGAGGCTGATCCCGGTGCATGGCTTTGATAGTGCACATAAGAATGTACACCGCCCAAGATATGGCCGCTCCATCTACGGGTCACACAACCGGCTGGGTCGTCAGCACCGGATGTTACAACCCTTTGCGTACTACCCCTGGCGTGTAACCTACATCCGCCAGACTCCAACCCTTCGTGGGGAGGAGCTCCAGGCATAATAACCTTGGCTTGTTGTAAGGCTGGACGCTGCCCTTCCCTGGGGCATTCCCATGAGAGCCTACCAGGGAGTCCGATCGCGCTTCAATGCATGCCTCAGAAGGCTTTGAACCTGTTCCAGGCGGTTCCGGTAGAAGGTGCGCCATTCTTCTCGGAGATTTTTATCCTGGGTTAGATCCCTGAGCAGGTTCACGAAGGTTCCTTGTTCGGCGGAGGGGCCTGTACGGACGTTTTTAGTACTGATGAGGATTGCCTGAGGCATGTCCATGGTGATTTCCGGTGAATACTGCCCTGGCCGGTATCGGCGATGGACCCGAACCCGAAGCAGCACGGAATCCCCGGTAAAGGCCCGGTTGACCGCCCAATCCCCGGGGCCGAGAAACCAGGTCTGTCCGGAAACAAAGTTGCCTAGGGAGGGCATGATTACTCCCCGGATCCTGGGAAGATAGGGATCGTCTGCTTCCGGATATCCCGGGGTAACATCAGCAGGGGGCGGGGCATATTGAACCTCCCAGGGCTGTAATACGTGGGGATGGTGTCCCCAGACGATATCCGCACCTGCCTCATAGAGTTGGCGCATAAAAGCCATTTTCCGTTCCTGAGGCTGGGTCACATATTCAGTACCCCCATGGTAGGACAGGATAAAGAGGTCAAACCGGGGGCGGTGCTCCCGGATTAAGGAAAGCAGGGCACGTTCTGCCTCAGCATCCCAATAGGGAACCATGTAGGTTCGTTCATGCCCCTTCCACTCATTGATAAACGCGGTAACCGATAAAAACCCGATGGTCCAGTCCCAGTGGCGGATCTCGGTAATGCCCATGGCTTCCTGTTCATGCCTCCGAATACCCGAGCTATGTACCCGGCCGGGATAGGTGCGCTGCAATCTCTGAACCGAGAGCAGGGTTTGCAGGGCGCTCCAGGAACCATGGTCGTTGGTGTGGTTATTCGCCAGGCTGAAGACATCAAAACCGGCTAGTACCGCTTCCTCCACATAGGGAATGCGTACATTAAAAAAGGGAAAGGTCTGGTAGGCTTTAAAGGGATCCACCACGGTTTCCAGGTTAACAAAACTGAGATCATCCCTATGAAGCAGCTCTCCCAGCCCGGCATAGATGTCTGAAAAATCTGACATGCGAAACGAGGGGGCATGAGCCATGAGATCCCCAGCGAAGGTCAGTACCAGGGAATCACCGGTGGTCTGGGCGGATAGGTGGGCCCCAGCCGGAAGGTACAAGAAGAAGGGAATCAAAATGAATGGGAAGGTATGCCTTTTTTTCATGGGGGTAGTATCATATAGCCTATGAATCTCTCGAATGCACAGGTAACTATACACGGCTTTTTCTGGTTCCGGAAACTAAAAACCGTTTTTTTTCTTTTTGTGATGGTGATTTTCCCCATTTTGATACTTCCAGCCCAGAATCCCCAGGTACTACCCCTGGACTACCATCAGACCGAAGACGGCAGGGTCATTTTTTATACGACCAACACCCTGATCAGCCAGGCCTATCTCTTTGTCGATTTTCCTCAGCTTCGAAACATGGAAGCCTCTGTGGAGTTACCCTACCGGCTGGGGGTTACTCCGGATCAGACCGGTAACCCCCGGAACGTCCCCCTTCCCGAGGGGTGGCAGCCCGGACAACGTGATCTCATACTGTTTTCCCTCGAACCCAGGGATCCCGGAACAGGTCGGGGATATTCCACCAGTTTCCAGGTCCGGTACCGAAGTGCCTGGGGAAACCCCGATACCGTAACACCCGACGGATTTTCTTACTGGCTGCCCTACGAACACGGAACCAAACATCAATTAACCCAGGGATTCAACGGCAATTTCACCCACTTCGGCGAGAACCAGTTTGCCCTGGATTTTGATTTGGATACGGGTACCCCTGTTCATGCAGCCCGGGCTGGCATAGTCATTGAGGTTAAGGAGGATTCGAACCGCGGAGGCAGTAGTGCCGCGTATTCCCAGGATGCAAACTTTATCCTCATCGCACATCAAGACGGAACCTTTGGGAATTACGTCCATCTGCAACCCGGAGGCTCTCTGGTTGAACCGGGAGACAGGATTGAGGCAGGGGATCACATCGGATTTTCCGGAAACACGGGTCGTTCATCAGGTCCTCATTTGCATTTTGATGTTCGGATTCCGACCCATGAGGGGCGCATGATTTCTATTCCAATTGAACTACGCGGTCGAAATGGTATACCCGAAGAGCCCCGAGAAGGACGTTTTTACTACGCCTACCACCCCGGAGGTCCAGCCTTTGAGGCCGTTTTCGGCTCGGAACTCAGTAACCAGGATTATGAAGACCATACGGCATCAATTGCAGCCACGGATACCATTACATTCCGAACCGAAGAGGTAGACAGTACGATTATTGTATTTCTCCAAAACGGCTTTGCAGAGCCCCAGTATGTGGAGGTTCAACTGGGACTAACGAATATGACAAGCACCCAAGGCAGGTCGGTTTCTCTGGAGGTTCCAGGGACAACCGAGGTGTTTCTCACTATCCTGCGGCCCAACCCCGGGGTTTCTCGGGCAGCTTACCGATTCCAGTACCGTTACTCTCCCCGATGAAAGGCAGCGGCGTAGTCTTCCAGGTACATGTCATAGATCTTCTGGATCATCCGGATTCCCGGGTGGAGGGGCATTTCTATGGTCCCTGGCAGATGGTGGAGGGGTTCGGGATTCAGGGCGTGCCGGGGTCCTTGATAGCCTTCTTGGCCGAGGGGATTCATGATCCGGGAGATGGGCATTATCTTCGTTGAGGTGCTGGAAACCCAAAGACTGATTGTTCCTGAAGCCAAATTCTCCAGGGAAAGGGGCTTCTCAACACATGCAATACCATGGTTCTTCAGGGCGGTGATAATAGTCCGCCGAGTAATGCCCTCGAGGACCGTTGTACCCGGAGGCGTATACACTACCGGCGGGAGCTCCGTGGTGCTCCCACTCCTGTCCATCGGCAGAAAAAAGATATTCGTCCTTGTCCCCTCCGTCACCTCCCGTCGATGATTAACCAATAATGCGTCATAACAGTCCATTTCTTGTGCTTGGCGAAAAGCCAGAGTACTCATGAGCATGGATAGACTCTTGGCCTGGGGAAAGTGGCGTTCCCCCATGTAGAGGGATGCCGTTCCCCCATGTTTTAGCTGCCGCCGGTCCGGGTACAAGGGATTGGTCAGAAATGCATACACATCCCCGGGTCTTCCCGTGTGGCCCACCAGAATAACCTTGATATTCCAGCTGCCCGGCTGGGAATTGCTCTGGGACTGGCCCCATGCCATAAGGTCCCGCAATCCTTGAACTAGTTGGCCGGGCTTGAGTTCATGGCGGATACCAAGTAATTGCGCTGAGTTCATGAGACGTTCTTCATGGAAGTCAGGGAAGAATAACACCCCGTTTCGAACCTTTAGGGTCTCATATACCCCGTACCCGTAGGCAACATCGATGTCTGCCAATGAAACCCGGGCCTCTTCATCAGCAACCAGTCTGTTATTCAGTAGTATTCGGCTTTCTCTCACATTCAAATCCCTTCAATCCTGTATGTAGTACTTCCTGGGCAAAGACTGTAAACACCCCTGTGGAGAAGTGAAGTGTTCTGATTCCGCCCCATTGGTCGGGTCGAAGGAGGGGAATGCTCCATGCCTTTGCGCACTATCAACTCATTCCTGTGTTGCCTTGGGGGGTTTCCGCCGAACACTGAACTCCTGACGGTTTATCGCTTTTTTTGCCCGTTTCGTCTGCCGGAGCGATTGGTAGCGCGCCCATTGGGATTCCAGGGGCGGCTCGTTGGGGCCGGGTTGAATTCGAGTATAGCTCCCGTCGGGCTGTAACTCATAGGCCTGCTGGTTGTCCCCTAGGCAGAGATCCAGGCTTTCACGTAGGCGTTGCTTCAATTCCGGCTGCTCAATGGGAAACATGAGTTCAACCCGGCGTTCCAGGTTCCGAGGCATCCAATCCGCGCTGGACAGGTAGTACTCACCATCCCCGCCGTTTCCGACGAAAAGCGCCCGGGTATGTTCGAGATAGCGGTCTACAATGCTGCTAACCCGGATGTTCTCACTCTGCCCCGGTACCCCGGGTACCAACATACAAATGCCCCGGATATTCAGGAAAATTCGCACATGGTGGTTGTTTGCCCGATAGAGAGCCTCAATGATATCCACATCTGCAAGGGCGTTGAGTTTCGCGATGATTAACCCGGGCACCTCCGGAGACGATTTCTGAATCTCCCGATGAATCAGCTCCAGCAAACGCGGTTTTAAAACATGGGGGGCCATCAAGAGTTTTGTGAGGTTAGGTATCGCCGAGTATCCGGTTATGGCATTGAAAAAGAGGCCCGCCTCGTAACAGAGATCGTCCCGGCTGGTTAGAATACTCATATCTGTGTAGAGTTTAGCGGTTTTATCGTTATAGTTCCCGGTTCCCAGATGCAAGTAGCGTTTGATCCCGAAGCTCTCTTTCCGGACCACCAGCATGGCTTTAGCATGAACCTTCAGCTGGGCAATTCCATAAATAACGATGACCCCTGCCTGTTCCAACCGCTCAGCCCAGGAGATGTTTCGCTGTTCATCAAAGCGGGCCTTTAGCTCAACCAAAACCGTCACCTGCTTCCCGTTCTGTGCAGCCCGTTGGAGGGCTCGGACAATGGGTGAGTTACCGCTGGTTCGATAGAGAGTCATTTTTATCGCGAGTACCTGGGGGTCCTCTGCCGCTTCTTCAACCATCCGGATGACCGGGTTGAAGCTCTCGAAGGGATGGTGCAGCAATACATCACCCCGTTTCAGCTGCTCAAAAACCGATTCATCCTCGGGTATCAGGGTGGAATCCATGGGGGGCCAGCCTTCAATTTTCAGATGGTCAAAGCCCGGAAGGGCTACGATAGCCATGAGGCTGTTGAGTTCCAAGGGTTCGGGCACCGAGTACACCTCCCGGTCGCTCAACCCCAGACTGCTTCGAAGAATTTCTCTCAGCCGGTCGCTGGTATTGCCAACGGTCATACGTACTGCCATGCTCTTATCCCGATTGTTCAATACCTGTTCCATGGCCTCAACAAAGTCTTCATCACGGCTCTCATCAACACCGAAATCTGCATCCCGGGTAACACGGAAGACCAGGTGCTCAGTAATATCGTATCCGGGGAACAGGGTATGGGCAAACTCCTCGATAAGGGTTTCCAGGAGTACAAAGCTTCGATGATCTCCGCGGTCTGGGAGAAACACCACCCGGTCCAGACTGGAGGGAATTTGTACGATTGCAAGGTGATCTTCCTGGTCCTCGGGCCGGATCAATTGAACGCCCTGGGTTGCATGCAGTAAAAACGCCACCTGGAGCCGCAAATTTGCACCCCGGAGGGTTGGATCCTCAACATTCATCCGCACCGGTGTCAGCAGGGGAAAAACCTGATTCGTGAAGAAGCTCTTTGCATAACTCCGTTGTTCCGGGTCCAGATCCTGGTACTGCACCTTATGCTCCAGCCCCTGGACCGTCAGTTTAGGGAATACATCGTGTAACAGGCATTCGTACTGGGCCTGAACCAGTTCTCTAACCGTATCCGAACATGCCTTCAGCTGG is part of the Spirochaeta lutea genome and harbors:
- the ppk1 gene encoding polyphosphate kinase 1 codes for the protein MSTTFQRFFNRELSWLEFNRRVLSEAQRKDKPLLERLKFLAIVSANLDEFFMVRMASLKRQYLNGNYTTCPSRMSPEAQLKACSDTVRELVQAQYECLLHDVFPKLTVQGLEHKVQYQDLDPEQRSYAKSFFTNQVFPLLTPVRMNVEDPTLRGANLRLQVAFLLHATQGVQLIRPEDQEDHLAIVQIPSSLDRVVFLPDRGDHRSFVLLETLIEEFAHTLFPGYDITEHLVFRVTRDADFGVDESRDEDFVEAMEQVLNNRDKSMAVRMTVGNTSDRLREILRSSLGLSDREVYSVPEPLELNSLMAIVALPGFDHLKIEGWPPMDSTLIPEDESVFEQLKRGDVLLHHPFESFNPVIRMVEEAAEDPQVLAIKMTLYRTSGNSPIVRALQRAAQNGKQVTVLVELKARFDEQRNISWAERLEQAGVIVIYGIAQLKVHAKAMLVVRKESFGIKRYLHLGTGNYNDKTAKLYTDMSILTSRDDLCYEAGLFFNAITGYSAIPNLTKLLMAPHVLKPRLLELIHREIQKSSPEVPGLIIAKLNALADVDIIEALYRANNHHVRIFLNIRGICMLVPGVPGQSENIRVSSIVDRYLEHTRALFVGNGGDGEYYLSSADWMPRNLERRVELMFPIEQPELKQRLRESLDLCLGDNQQAYELQPDGSYTRIQPGPNEPPLESQWARYQSLRQTKRAKKAINRQEFSVRRKPPKATQE